A region of the Parasteatoda tepidariorum isolate YZ-2023 chromosome 7, CAS_Ptep_4.0, whole genome shotgun sequence genome:
cccttatttattgaaacaatgatgaatatttatttttataggacAATGAAACTGATGTTGTATGTTTCAAAGGAGGCTACAAACCTGTCAAATATAGTTCTACAACATCGTTACTTCAGAAACGCCTAGGTATGGATGGAATTTTAACgcttttatttgtaatagaagtaataattgtttgtaattttattcattattgtgctgattttaaatctacttgtttttcaattcctattattagttcacactctccctatatcttgttcaaattttcaatcgttaataaaataatattttattcatccactcaagttcaaatgcattttagactttattcaattcctactattagttcacactctccctatatcttgttcaaattttcaatcgtttaataaaataatattttattcatccactcatgttcaaatgcattttttttaatgcagtggatgacacttgatgttaatacagttttttcaaatattaattaaataaggatGAGcgaaaacgaaatggaattttctgattggttaagcgttagtcattgttttaaattttactataagcaaTTCAGTTTttcgcatattttaaaaataacacaagggataatttctaactttcgatatctaaataaaaaatagtttcctacgcacatttaaatatttttttattttatattcactgtgtcagataaattcaaaaagtaCATTGCATAGTAGCACGTGTGGTCTGCatcaccaaatttatacttttatagttgtctgataccacgtgccttttttttttctaatttctactATTTGTTCAaacactctccctatatatatttatatatcttgttcaaattttcaatcgttaataaaatactttttattcatccactcaagttcaaatacattttcttttaaacttgtagtggatgacgcttgatgttaatacagttttttcaaatattaattcatttattaaacttaattgattttggattagattttgaattaaattttagaaaaagtttgaagtattcaataaaatgttactaaaatagtagtaggaattgactttaaaaatttttttatattacttgttaTGTATTCAATTAGCTAAACTGACATGatttaactacaaaaaatatttctaggctaatgaaatttgaattggtacttattttttgtatagGAGGAATAGAGTTTTTGCgaatttcttttctcttattgttttctatgaattatttaattttactcattaagctaatttcagatttatttattttcatgttttcacCTAGCTAAACTTttcgtattttaatataaaaaatttataaaagaaattagaattaaCACTACTATACACATGTTTTCTtctatagtatattttattaagctctattttacaaaaaatatttgtgtatgtttcataattttatttaagattgtaAAGCAACttcataatttaatgtttaataattttttatgcagaaaaacaaattcttcAAGCAAAAAAGTTCCGTTTAAGAGAGCAAAGTTTAGAAGGTCTTCCTAAAAAACTCCTTCCATATAACAGGTCAGTAAgtcattttatctttatcttgtattcgttttgtttttatcttgtatttattaatgtcaAAAGAACTATAGATAATTCTGGTTTGAcagagttttaaaaacatttgtaaagaCCATGATTTTTATTGTAGCAATGTTTTAAACTGTGCAAAATTGCATATTCAgagatgtttgaaattatattagttgACAGAGTGCGGGCAATAATAATCTTATTACATTTTGCTCCCAAGGAACCTTTTTCTTCTTGGCTATGATTTATAAGTTTCTGATAGTGACTATGAGTAATGCATTAATCTGgccttataaaataaagaaactatgTGGAGTGAAATTGATTGATTCTAGTGTGCGAATCATCCTGAATATCACATGCAATCTTGAGTATTAATGTGCAAGGCATATTTAAATGTATGCCTTGCATATATATTTGGTAATTAAACTGTAAATATGGTATGAGGACTGTAACTTAcctagaaaaaagaaaaaaattggtaataaaaccatttaattttagggagaagtaaaatataaattatcatcaattataacatttatttacttgtaaGAAAATTCCCAAATGTATATGcgtgttataatttaaaaaaagacaaaacagTAATGGTTTGTCACAGATGATTTACCTCTCccgaaaaagaagaagaaaaaaaaagctggaaAGAAGTACTTGTactcaaggttttttttttttttcagaaggaGAGggctttttacagttttttggtaaaaaaggaaagaaataaaaaaaaaactcgacaagaattttaaaatttgctgcttctaattttattacatatactgtTACGTTTTTTGGTATAACAAACTGTTATTACTGTATTATAGTTAGTGTACTTGCAgctttatgataaatttatgattgaaaaatttactaagCTAATGGAAACATAATTtgtttagaacattttttccctacacattaattaataacaattttctattattaacaattttctaCAATTAAAAGATAGtgtgatattaaatattagttttttaaactttttaaaacagctCTTGCACGTGAAACTggattgaattaaataaagctgtTATACGTTTTTACTATAAGATGATGGCATATAAAGACTTTGAAGCTATTTTCTAacttcttactttaattttaaaatattagtcgAGCTTTAGACTGTAAAACCTGTATATTATGCCTAAAAACTCATCCATTATATCATTATGCACTTTATGATcttaatattcttaatattaatgCTGTTTATAATCTttgtgttattattatattccttTGAGAAGTTGGTCATAAGATTGTTATCTGTGCCTTGGTATTACTTATGTTAAAGCTGttcattttcattatctttgaattctttaatatatatatgctacTGCTACATACAACATACAGTATTATCTCATAATACAGTATCAATCAGAACAAGCAACTCTCCAAAAACAACCATGTAATACATTTTATGGGTTACTCACTTAATGAAGCCACTTCCTGAGTGATGTCACTCTTTGTTTACAAAAACACCTAGaataaatgttggaaaaatattaatttattaaaaaacttaattcgcctaatgacatgtttcaagcgctcaaaaatagccACCCATTTTCTAGATTTGCCAAacatgagaagaaacaaaaatgatttgaaatataaaatgcaaagttgCCAACAAAAAGTGGAAATAATGgtgaaaaactaaattagaaaaactttaGCAGCGGATGTGAATAAAtataacaagaataaaaatgaaaaaatagaacaaggAAAATAACTGTGGCTGAAAGGATCAAATCAGGTTTTAAGGAATTTCTATGCGCTATGGAGAGGTGTTGTGGAAGATGGCTACTTTTACTCTCAACCAAAATCTACAATATggatgttttataaatatatataaccgtcattgaacaaccgacccaattctggTTTTAagactaccaatgtttaactacatatccttgtaattttgatcccaatccagaagacaagagagctcttgtgtattgatttgttatggaagcATGAGGACTATGCAACGCAACAGAtctaacgtgcaccagtcaccatttactacacggggagtctacACCGGCAGGAATCGAACCCACGATCTCTTCGGtatgggtccagtgccctaccaaccaggctatctctgCCCAATGAATATATGGTTGACCGTGTAGAGCTAACTCCAGATGGTGCTAggcattaaaatttgctgtaagACTTCTGAGTTACTACTTCCGATTGATTTCCATGCCTAAGCTtgccatttaatattattttatttgtagtcTTCACAATATTAAACgtactttcaatttaattttcagcgAAACAAATAACGAATGAATTCCGAAGACCCCACAAGCATGCTATGATGCTGcccaaaaaataaatctggCAATATTTTACACTATTATAACCAAATAAGGAATAGCcccaaaattttagcaaatcttacactttatttatgttatgatattaattttcttaaatttgtgtCAGACTCACAACctcttagaatttttaaatagcagaaatctcttatgaatggtaaaattttgcttaaatttgacCAAacatcacaataataaaacttcctagaatattaagTTTGTTCACATATCCCCTCGTAAGCATGGcctaagcggagggatacaccggaagtttttgtaaaaatttcttccggttttaggaagcttgttattgtttacattcagtcaacaaTCCATGTAATGGAAGGAAACAATAGGATTCCCCATAATCGAATCAAATTAAGTTGCATTATGTCAGGTTGCTATATTGTGATTGTACAAAAATAGCACAAATAATGACACACAGCTTTAATTTCatagattaataataaactgttttgcatattttaaatttgttttacactTTGTGCTCATCTTTAGTGGATGTTGATACAATGTTTCAGCTGTAATTGAATTATATATGTGCTAGGTTgggaaagaaaaacaatgcatGCTTGCTAATGtacaattaagaaataatattgtaaCTATAACACATTTATaatgtgaattaaaatatttattattttatagattaaatgTACCTAAAACTCAGGCACCTGTGGTGTCAAAAACAGATTCTCACCCTTTAGTTTCATGGGAAAGTGACaggtatgaatttttattattaagtgtttactgatataaattatttttgttacaacaAGTGAagagaaatttctttattttttaaaggaattctttttttaaatatttaattatgttattcatatatcaaaacaaaatatttgattctgatgtttatactttttatctGTATTTGAAAATCCTggtatatattaatataaaatctaacaAACTTTGTACTgtcaaggaattttattttaactccaaaaatcagggaaagttgcaatttttttacaaggaCCTGGAATATTCCTATatcatacctggaaaataacctatcttaaaattgtcagtaacagtaatcagttcgtgagattcaagttaaataattcaacatctattacaattatttgttataaaaatttcatattttagtcaAACTGAAATGTTCCCTTCCTCATTTAGTATCTTTTTTACAcagaaaatactaatatttcacattacaaataaaagaatcaaagttttctgatgaaaatatggtctcaattttaattgaaatttacctgGAAAAGAAgtcatggaattttttttcagaaattgagTGGGAATCCTGTCTAAATTAACAATAGtttaaatctcttaaaaattttcatttaaaatattattggcTTAATTTCACATTTATGCTATTATGATTATTGTTTATTGGCTTTTTTCTGAATAAGTTGAATATAAGTTATTCTGAATAGTTGGTTTTTTACAGCAGCAGTTCCCAGTTTTGTTCAactatggaaccctaaataataGATCCTTTCTAAGCAGAGCCATagctttataaattaagtttcttatcaattaaaaacataataaccAATAAGACTACTTTGtagcttgaaaattattttatgagaagaatattttttcacttttttaataaatatagtctTTAAACTAGGGGTTTTGTATAACAGCTGTTTTGTCCAAGTTCAAAGTGGCATCTAatcaaattcttaattaattttttagtttgaaattgaataaaataagcatatttttttttctcattgaaataaaaatttattgtttgttacGTTGAGAAAGAGTTATcaaggaaacatatttttaatttagttatttaattatgatttgaaaaaaaatagtgaaaaatgcaattttttttaaatataattgcataacattctcttaatttattcaatactttGTTGTTGTAAttatagatttcaaaaattactgcTGATTAAAAACAGTCCTTTATCTTGGAACCTTGTTAGTATTCTGAAGAACCTTAGTGTTACAGGGAATTTCTCTCCtgtttatatttctttgtaaatataaaataaatttgagagcaaaataattgtttcatttttacctGTCAACTTGTCTGGTCCCTGAGACAATAGATTATgtgaaataaatcatttgtttaTCTTGCAGTGAAGATGATCTTGACTATCACCCTATTACAAAGTCTTCAGTGAAGGAAATTTCTGAACAGCTGTTGAAAGATGGTTACAACTTGGACTTGACACCTGATGATGAAGACCTTGATCTGATTCCACCGCCAAAGCCAGTCTCACAACGATGCATTTGCTGTTCTGTAAATTGTACTTGTCTTATTCAGTAATATTCTAGTCAGgtgaattattattatgctCAAATAGTAAGGAACTTTTTCTTCTAATCTTAAACAATAGGGAAATCTTGCATTCATATTCTCTATTCATTAAATGcatgatgaatttaaattatccatttatgcttaatttataccttaaacagggttgccactctaTAAGGAGAACaaggaaaacctggaaaatgcaaggaatttaaaaatcacttaaaataacaggaaaaatgcagggaattttgagagtttttctttagaaactgggaaaatacaaggagttttgttttttattctcgtttttaaagaaatggtgaccactcaaagtgcaatctataggatatttaaggatgatatttcagctttactaaactatttcatttactttagtattattattatttttttttttagtatgttCCGCTGTAACTTCTTTCTTTAAGTTTtgccagcaattaaaactagtatagATAGCCAAATATAGCTGACACAAAAGGGCAGCAATTatgtgtttcctcttaatatattgtgtgtAATATGTACAAGGAAAACGCAGGGAATATTTTTCCCTGATtagagtggcaaccctgttaaaATTCCCTGTTTCTAACAAGGCTTCCACATGGTCAGGAAGTCATGGAATCGTCAAGGAATTTGATTTTGGGGTATAAAAAGTCTCAGAATTGTCAGGGAATGAGATTTTGGacaaaactttgaaaatgaataagttaaaaaaaataaaataaaagaaataatttttattattcttctaAAAATGTTGCTGCGACgaggttaaaatttttgttagcattcttaaaaatttgaatataaatttattaaaatataatttttagttttaatttttttttcttcttaaccaTGTTTGCTGATTTATAAATactatgttttgaaaaaataatctatctgtataaatagttttgatttttaatcacAGAAAGGATATTTGATGACTGGCTGTATTATGActcatgttatttattttaagctatcttacaatttatttagtatGCGAGGGAACTCTGGGATCAaatatcgggagaaatttttttcgttcgtggagaaatttttgattgaacttaCCCTCATTTGCATAACACGGAAAGGAAAACCTCACATGGTTAGCCTTACAGCAGGGgttctaacccacgatccgtctaccactgaggctATTTCCAGTCAGCATTGTGATTTGTGCGAGCCGGATGaagaattcgtattgaccagccatagctgggattcaaacccggttcaccttgtTGGAAGACaaacgctctgtcccctgagccatcacttCTCTTTTTTCTGTGTTTATAGCAAAGAAAATACCAAAAGTTTCTTACTTAAGTataacagaatatatttttttattgcatcagAAAATCTTCATAgagcaatgctttttttttgtcaaattattttagattgatGTGTGAAATgtgtaaaaagtattatttctgCGATTATGAATGTagaatttttctgttatttaatgTTAGAAGATATAAGGCTGGGCTGAATGTGTCATAAGttatatgttttattcttatattatatttggtgtcatttttctactttattatatttacttatctataaatattattattactcatatattttttgtatactgCAATTTTTTCTATACGATTGATATATAAGTGGGATTAGTTGAAGGATACTATTATGGctcttttaagaaatatcaatttcaatatttgttttgtgtttCTGTTTAAGTTATGGAATATAATTGTTATGAATCCCCCTAATTACTCAAAGTGTGCATCTGTATATTGTAATTGacatctgtatttttaaaatcaaactgtttatttaaaatgttagttttctcaaatttaataaatagtcaccactttttacattttttggtgAAGCTTGCAATcctgatgttttaaaatttaagtaccACAAGCTGTTATAATTACATACTTTTAACCTCCTTAGAGTTTACCACAgatttctgtttaaataaaaaaaaaatttatacatgatatttttaaaaatcaaaataaatacctttttttttaattgtttaaaaagaaggTACTAGGCTGATTGAGCAATCAttgttactttttcattatgtcataataatatttgatcaaAGTTGTTTTTAGAAATCATATTATACAAGTCTTATTACCCCATTCTATATTTgtgtttaattcaaattttttattgaatgtttttttaatagtattttataaatgatgggCATGATTGTCATTTTAAGTCAAATATACTGATAGATTGTTAAAtgatgttttgatgtttttttatgcatttgctttttatttactttatatgtACTATAAGGTGCCATATCTCTTAAGTTCTAATGCCATTGTTaaactaagttttaatttttgtaaatttgtctgttctttattgttactttttactCAGTTTCTGCTCAAAGTATTAATTTGCcactatacttttattttaataatagattacttttttaatctaACTATATAGTTAGAACACATAATACATC
Encoded here:
- the LOC107455181 gene encoding protein FAM219A produces the protein MEDSGIESDSKSALFAADSTMNAVGAQSTEDKIAENIESVKTCSLNSEDNETDVVCFKGGYKPVKYSSTTSLLQKRLEKQILQAKKFRLREQSLEGLPKKLLPYNRLNVPKTQAPVVSKTDSHPLVSWESDSEDDLDYHPITKSSVKEISEQLLKDGYNLDLTPDDEDLDLIPPPKPVSQRCICCSVNCTCLIQ